One Thermodesulfobacteriota bacterium DNA window includes the following coding sequences:
- a CDS encoding 3-deoxy-D-manno-octulosonic acid transferase, whose translation MTHFLYNLLLTGLLLFYVPYRWIQVLLGKRPRSLLKERLGGYPDLASKRPLWVHAASVGEVLCCIPLLKRIRTEIPDLTVLLTTMTSTGRETAKRLLPEIDGVLYFPLDHPLLIRRVLKRLNPRLLMIAETELWPNLLVRSGRRSLPVVLFNGRISERSLRGYLWLRPFFKRSLHAIQLFLMQTEEDRGRIITIGAPPERTEVVGNIKFDQIPPPLETESIQELLASLKLQGNEPLLIAGSTHAGEEEILLDVFQDLRKAHPSLTLLLAPRHLDRLAQVEKLLIERDLPWERRSHRSAQKGSEAKVILLDTMGELMKLYRLGTLVFIGGSLVSIGGHNPLEPLFYKRCVLFGPYMFNFLEISRRLTAEGGAVLVKDKEDLSAQLRRLLSDEKTRREIGEKGFQFLQRHRGATDRIVDKIRPFLL comes from the coding sequence ATGACCCATTTTCTTTACAACCTCCTTCTGACCGGCCTCTTGCTTTTCTACGTCCCTTATCGTTGGATTCAGGTCCTCCTCGGCAAACGACCTCGAAGCCTCCTGAAAGAGCGATTGGGAGGATATCCGGACCTCGCTTCGAAACGGCCCCTCTGGGTTCATGCGGCATCGGTCGGAGAGGTGCTCTGCTGCATCCCCCTTCTCAAGAGAATTCGTACCGAGATCCCGGATCTGACCGTCCTCCTGACCACGATGACCTCCACCGGACGCGAGACCGCAAAGCGGCTCCTCCCCGAAATCGACGGGGTCCTCTATTTCCCCCTCGACCACCCTCTTCTGATCCGGAGGGTCTTAAAAAGGCTGAACCCGCGCCTCCTGATGATCGCAGAAACCGAGCTCTGGCCTAACCTCCTCGTTCGCTCGGGGAGGAGGTCCCTTCCCGTCGTCCTCTTCAACGGTCGCATCTCCGAACGGTCCCTCAGGGGATACCTCTGGCTCAGGCCCTTCTTCAAAAGGTCTCTCCATGCCATCCAACTCTTCCTGATGCAGACCGAAGAGGATCGGGGTCGGATCATCACCATCGGCGCCCCTCCCGAGCGTACGGAGGTCGTCGGGAATATCAAATTCGATCAGATCCCGCCCCCACTGGAGACCGAATCGATCCAGGAGCTTTTGGCCTCTCTGAAACTTCAGGGGAATGAACCTCTCCTGATCGCGGGCTCCACCCATGCCGGAGAGGAAGAAATCCTCCTCGATGTGTTTCAGGACCTCAGGAAGGCCCATCCTTCCCTCACGCTCCTTCTGGCCCCCCGGCACCTCGATCGACTCGCTCAGGTGGAAAAGCTCCTGATCGAGAGGGATCTTCCCTGGGAGCGAAGGTCCCATCGCAGCGCACAAAAGGGATCGGAGGCGAAGGTGATTCTCCTCGATACGATGGGCGAGCTGATGAAGCTCTACCGTCTCGGGACCCTCGTTTTTATCGGTGGAAGCCTGGTTTCCATCGGCGGTCACAATCCCCTCGAACCCCTTTTTTATAAAAGATGCGTCCTCTTTGGCCCTTATATGTTCAATTTCTTAGAGATCTCCCGACGCCTGACCGCCGAGGGCGGGGCGGTCCTGGTCAAGGACAAAGAGGACCTTTCAGCCCAGTTGAGACGGCTCCTCTCCGATGAGAAAACCAGGAGGGAGATCGGAGAGAAGGGATTTCAATTCCTTCAGAGACATCGGGGAGCCACAGATAGGATCGTTGATAAAATTCGGCCGTTTCTCCTTTGA
- a CDS encoding 2-isopropylmalate synthase, with protein sequence MTQWVRIFDTTLRDGEQSPGATMNVAEKVRIAEQLEKLNVDVIEAGFPISSEGDFEAVREIAKKIKRSQVAALARANPQDIDRAWEAIKVAHSPLIHTFISTSDIHLKYQLKKSKEEVLRIAVQSVARAKRYTPNVEFSAMDATRSQFEFLAAVCEAAIEAGATTINIPDTVGYAIPSEFGQLISDLRKKVRGIEKVTLSVHCHNDLGLAVANSIAAIQNGARQVECTINGIGERAGNTSLEEVVMALRTRKDLLPFQTRINPKHIYTTSRLVSKITGMVVQPNKAIVGANAFAHQSGIHQDGILKEKLTYEIMTPESVGIPKSSLVLGKLSGRHAFKEKIKNLGYKLSEEELELAFSRFKQLADKKREIYDEDIESIVVEEVLRVPRRYKLVYLNVVAGNMTVPTATVKMEVDGKLIQEAGFGDGPVDATFKTIKKITRTRSKLLQFAINAITGGTEAQGEVTVRLEEKGQTVIGQGADTDVIVASAKAYINALNKIEFKKQKLIGT encoded by the coding sequence ATGACGCAATGGGTGAGGATCTTTGACACGACCCTCCGCGATGGAGAACAATCTCCAGGCGCGACGATGAATGTCGCGGAAAAGGTCAGGATCGCCGAACAGCTCGAGAAATTGAATGTCGACGTGATCGAAGCGGGCTTTCCCATCTCCTCGGAGGGGGATTTTGAAGCGGTCCGGGAGATCGCCAAGAAGATCAAGCGGTCCCAGGTCGCAGCCCTGGCCCGGGCCAATCCTCAGGACATCGATCGGGCCTGGGAGGCGATCAAGGTCGCCCACTCCCCCCTGATCCATACCTTCATCTCGACCTCGGACATTCACCTCAAATATCAGCTCAAGAAGTCGAAGGAAGAGGTCCTCCGGATTGCCGTCCAATCCGTGGCGAGAGCCAAGCGTTATACCCCCAACGTCGAATTCTCCGCGATGGATGCCACCCGCAGCCAATTCGAATTTCTCGCCGCGGTCTGCGAGGCGGCCATCGAGGCCGGGGCCACCACTATCAATATCCCGGATACCGTGGGCTATGCCATTCCCTCCGAATTCGGCCAGCTCATCTCCGATCTCCGGAAGAAGGTCAGGGGGATCGAGAAGGTCACCCTGAGCGTCCACTGCCATAACGACCTCGGCCTGGCCGTGGCCAACTCCATCGCCGCCATCCAGAACGGGGCCCGGCAGGTCGAATGTACCATCAACGGCATCGGCGAACGGGCCGGAAACACCTCCCTCGAAGAGGTGGTGATGGCCCTCCGGACCCGAAAGGACCTGCTTCCCTTCCAAACCCGGATCAACCCGAAACATATTTATACCACCAGCCGCCTCGTCTCCAAAATTACGGGGATGGTCGTCCAACCGAACAAGGCCATCGTAGGCGCAAACGCCTTCGCCCACCAATCCGGCATCCATCAAGACGGGATCCTCAAGGAGAAATTGACCTACGAGATCATGACCCCCGAATCGGTAGGGATTCCCAAGTCCTCTCTCGTCCTGGGAAAACTCTCCGGCCGCCACGCCTTTAAGGAAAAGATCAAAAACCTTGGTTATAAACTGTCGGAGGAGGAACTGGAGCTGGCCTTCTCCCGTTTCAAGCAACTGGCCGACAAAAAACGAGAGATCTACGACGAAGATATCGAGTCGATCGTGGTTGAAGAGGTCCTTCGAGTCCCTCGCCGTTACAAGCTCGTCTATCTCAATGTGGTGGCTGGAAACATGACCGTCCCCACGGCCACGGTCAAGATGGAGGTGGACGGCAAACTGATCCAGGAGGCGGGCTTCGGCGACGGTCCGGTCGATGCCACCTTCAAGACGATCAAGAAGATCACCCGCACCCGCTCCAAGCTCCTGCAGTTTGCGATCAATGCGATCACCGGAGGGACCGAGGCCCAGGGCGAGGTGACGGTGCGATTGGAGGAGAAGGGCCAGACCGTCATCGGACAGGGCGCCGATACCGACGTCATCGTGGCCAGCGCCAAGGCCTACATCAATGCCCTCAACAAGATCGAGTTCAAAAAACAGAAACTCATAGGGACATAG
- the lpxK gene encoding tetraacyldisaccharide 4'-kinase produces MGMVRRFDQVLYKREKTKGEKFFLAPLLLFSLPYGWAVRIRSLLYELHLIQSKKLPKPVLSVGNITMGGTGKTPLVMALARGLKERGIRVAILSRGYRRKKRRASLVTDGREILLPPDEAGDEPFLMAHTLKGIPVLVGKDRFQTGTLALEQFSVKGLLLDDGFQHLRLARDLDIVLVDSQVGFGDGHLFPRGILREPLFHLKRASLFVLTKAEDLEACRRLQRQLHQIHPGAPVFYSRFVPTGLVEPDGTMAPLALLKGRKVLALSGIARPEDFSSLIRRLGGEVVKERIFPDHHRYRLRDLTSLREEVKKLELIITTEKDWVKLKSFPIEPLPLYALRIETKIEEEDEFFKRVMEVFDRGGIEKGFSADGEEPSKGVRRARDDAMGEDL; encoded by the coding sequence ATGGGTATGGTCCGGCGCTTCGACCAGGTTCTATACAAGAGAGAAAAAACGAAGGGGGAAAAATTCTTCCTCGCCCCTCTCCTGCTCTTTTCCCTCCCTTATGGTTGGGCCGTCCGGATCAGATCCCTCCTCTATGAACTCCACCTCATCCAAAGCAAGAAGCTTCCCAAGCCTGTCCTCAGCGTCGGGAACATCACCATGGGTGGCACGGGAAAGACCCCCCTGGTGATGGCGCTGGCCAGGGGCCTGAAAGAAAGGGGAATCCGGGTTGCGATCTTGAGCAGGGGGTATCGGAGGAAAAAGAGGCGAGCGTCTCTGGTCACCGATGGACGGGAGATCCTCCTCCCTCCCGACGAGGCCGGAGATGAGCCTTTTCTGATGGCCCACACCTTAAAGGGCATCCCCGTCCTGGTCGGAAAGGACCGTTTCCAGACAGGGACCCTGGCCTTGGAGCAATTCTCCGTTAAGGGTCTCCTCCTCGACGACGGATTTCAGCACCTCCGCCTCGCTCGGGATCTCGACATCGTTCTCGTCGACTCCCAGGTGGGCTTCGGCGATGGCCATCTCTTCCCGCGCGGGATCCTGAGAGAACCCCTCTTCCACCTCAAAAGGGCAAGCCTCTTCGTCCTGACCAAAGCGGAGGACCTCGAAGCCTGCCGGAGGCTCCAGAGACAGCTCCATCAGATCCATCCCGGCGCGCCTGTTTTTTACAGCCGTTTCGTCCCCACCGGGTTGGTCGAACCCGATGGAACCATGGCCCCTCTCGCCCTTCTCAAAGGGAGGAAGGTCCTGGCCCTTTCGGGGATCGCCCGGCCGGAGGATTTCTCCTCCCTGATCCGCCGTTTGGGCGGGGAGGTGGTGAAGGAAAGGATCTTCCCCGATCATCACCGCTACCGGCTCCGCGATTTGACATCCCTTCGGGAAGAAGTTAAAAAATTAGAGTTGATCATCACGACGGAGAAAGATTGGGTCAAGCTGAAATCTTTCCCGATTGAGCCCCTTCCCCTCTACGCCCTCCGCATCGAAACGAAAATCGAGGAGGAAGACGAATTTTTCAAAAGGGTGATGGAGGTCTTTGACCGCGGGGGAATCGAGAAGGGTTTTTCTGCCGACGGGGAAGAGCCATCGAAGGGTGTAAGGAGAGCAAGAGATGACGCAATGGGTGAGGATCTTTGA
- a CDS encoding lysophospholipid acyltransferase family protein produces the protein MSKKKRIKKRLVEWLGPPLAYWAIRLLGWTMRFEVVNPHIQSTLVEKGIPFIAAFWHDRLLMMPLGYRGKRLSFLVSPHRDGQIIGRSLKKFGFQPIYGSSHKGGAKALWEMVRAIQSGSDVAIVPDGPRGPRHQLQVGVIELARRTGRPILPISFNASKKKVFKTWDRFLLPFPFSKGVFVWGEPIYVESKGDRDYLESMRRLVERRLNELTEEADRYFEKEPRIVP, from the coding sequence ATGTCGAAAAAGAAGCGGATAAAAAAGAGATTGGTCGAATGGCTCGGTCCTCCGTTGGCCTACTGGGCGATCAGGCTACTCGGCTGGACGATGCGATTCGAGGTCGTCAATCCCCATATTCAGAGCACGTTGGTCGAAAAAGGGATCCCCTTTATCGCCGCCTTCTGGCACGATCGGCTTCTCATGATGCCCCTCGGTTACCGGGGAAAGAGGCTCAGCTTCCTCGTCTCCCCCCATCGTGACGGCCAGATCATCGGACGCTCCCTGAAAAAGTTCGGCTTTCAGCCCATTTACGGTTCCTCCCATAAAGGGGGCGCTAAGGCCTTGTGGGAAATGGTGAGGGCCATCCAGAGCGGATCCGACGTCGCCATCGTCCCGGATGGTCCCCGGGGCCCCCGCCACCAGCTCCAGGTGGGCGTCATCGAACTGGCCCGGCGCACGGGCAGACCGATCCTGCCCATCAGCTTCAATGCCTCCAAGAAGAAGGTCTTCAAGACATGGGACCGTTTTCTCCTCCCCTTTCCTTTCTCCAAAGGGGTCTTCGTCTGGGGAGAGCCGATCTATGTCGAATCCAAAGGGGATCGGGATTACCTCGAATCCATGAGGCGTCTCGTGGAGAGGCGGCTCAACGAACTCACAGAAGAGGCGGACCGCTATTTCGAAAAAGAGCCTCGAATCGTCCCATGA